One window from the genome of Prochlorococcus marinus CUG1438 encodes:
- a CDS encoding DUF3153 domain-containing protein, translated as MKTYEQVLEIVEIALGKGEYNYCIEFLLPIIESFPLSSKEGVNLRTILITALCGINKKEEAKRFCKELLKSYDNKTRENAKYLMEVIESPEIKKPDNWNVDFESDPSLNKKSLDSLIKNRDLVERKKFINVNDTPTGETKSFQRGFSLIIFFILLLLIPLLSGCVKFENTLDLSELDSITNNLVIESKYIKKFPWQIKFEKAIKDNFPGAETTQEESTFSLKNKNLNMENAKNVLKIIESTAGDLAGSSTNIEIITTQKNLIFLKKYFTKVELDLNDIQSVDNLELIFKIITPNKATLNGMNNSNLEIKKNLIIWNLNPGEINSLEFSFWSWNKLIFGISIILIIIILAYSLRFYRFKLGTDLPQLPSK; from the coding sequence ATGAAAACTTATGAGCAAGTTTTAGAAATAGTAGAAATTGCTTTAGGTAAAGGTGAGTATAATTATTGCATTGAATTTCTTTTGCCTATAATCGAATCATTCCCCTTATCAAGTAAAGAAGGAGTAAATTTAAGAACAATTTTGATTACTGCTCTTTGTGGAATAAATAAGAAGGAGGAGGCAAAAAGATTTTGTAAAGAACTTCTCAAATCCTACGATAATAAGACGAGAGAAAATGCAAAATATTTGATGGAGGTGATAGAATCCCCTGAAATTAAAAAACCAGACAATTGGAATGTTGACTTTGAAAGCGACCCGTCACTAAATAAAAAATCTCTTGATTCACTTATCAAAAATAGAGATTTAGTTGAGAGAAAGAAGTTTATCAATGTTAACGATACTCCAACTGGTGAAACAAAATCCTTTCAGAGAGGATTTTCACTCATAATATTTTTTATACTATTATTATTAATCCCACTATTAAGTGGATGCGTTAAATTTGAGAATACCCTTGATCTTAGTGAACTTGATTCTATTACTAATAACCTTGTGATAGAGAGTAAATATATTAAAAAATTTCCATGGCAGATAAAATTCGAAAAAGCAATTAAAGATAATTTTCCTGGTGCAGAAACTACACAAGAAGAATCAACTTTTTCTCTAAAAAACAAGAATCTCAATATGGAGAATGCAAAAAATGTTCTTAAAATAATCGAAAGTACTGCAGGAGATTTAGCAGGAAGTTCAACAAATATAGAAATTATTACAACTCAAAAAAACTTAATTTTTTTAAAAAAATACTTTACCAAGGTTGAATTAGATCTCAACGATATTCAAAGTGTTGATAATTTAGAACTAATTTTCAAAATCATAACCCCAAACAAAGCAACCCTTAATGGGATGAATAATTCAAACTTAGAAATCAAAAAGAATCTAATAATTTGGAATTTAAATCCTGGTGAAATTAATAGTCTTGAATTTTCTTTCTGGAGCTGGAACAAATTGATATTTGGGATATCTATTATTTTAATAATAATAATATTGGCTTATTCATTAAGATTCTATAGATTTAAGTTAGGGACAGATTTACCTCAACTCCCATCAAAGTAA
- the argB gene encoding acetylglutamate kinase, which translates to MNDSQRVSILSEALPYIQSFSGRKIVIKYGGSIMEDEVLKEAFFRDIALLSTVGVCPIVIHGGGPEINNWLEKLEISPKFENGLRITDQKTMDIVEMVLMGRVNKQIVKGINKTGSLAVGISGLDGNLIQSRELGDGSHGLVGEVTKINPEILEPLISKGYIPIISSIGSTVDGVSHNINADFVAGEIAASINAEKLILLTDTQGILKSKENKNSLVEKMNLKEARDFIDKKIVTEGMIPKTECCIRALAQGVKATHIIDGRIEHSLLLEIFTNSGIGTMIVA; encoded by the coding sequence ATGAATGATTCTCAAAGAGTATCAATATTAAGCGAAGCACTTCCATATATACAAAGCTTTTCAGGTAGAAAAATTGTCATCAAATATGGTGGTTCTATCATGGAGGACGAGGTACTAAAAGAAGCTTTTTTTAGAGACATAGCTCTTTTGTCAACTGTAGGTGTATGCCCAATAGTAATTCATGGAGGAGGGCCCGAAATCAATAATTGGTTAGAGAAATTAGAAATATCGCCTAAATTCGAAAATGGATTAAGAATTACTGATCAAAAAACAATGGATATTGTCGAGATGGTTCTTATGGGTAGAGTAAATAAACAAATTGTGAAAGGCATTAATAAAACTGGTTCCCTAGCTGTGGGGATATCGGGTCTTGATGGAAATTTAATTCAATCTAGGGAATTAGGAGATGGGAGCCATGGTTTAGTGGGAGAAGTTACAAAGATAAATCCTGAAATATTAGAACCTCTTATTTCTAAAGGATATATTCCTATTATTTCAAGTATTGGATCAACTGTTGATGGTGTTTCACATAATATTAATGCAGACTTTGTCGCTGGAGAAATTGCGGCTTCAATAAATGCGGAAAAACTTATACTCCTTACTGACACTCAAGGGATCTTAAAAAGTAAAGAAAATAAAAATAGTCTTGTTGAAAAAATGAATCTTAAAGAAGCGAGAGATTTTATTGATAAAAAAATTGTTACTGAAGGCATGATCCCCAAGACTGAATGCTGTATTAGAGCTTTAGCTCAAGGAGTAAAAGCGACTCATATAATTGATGGACGGATAGAACATTCATTACTTCTTGAGATTTTTACGAATTCAGGAATTGGAACAATGATAGTTGCCTAA
- a CDS encoding DUF2854 domain-containing protein — protein sequence MKKYLSPGNIIVSTGGILAFVGMTAYFTDSVNLSVPTFFYGVPIFLIGLGLKTSEIPPAELFDNKNFAEDRFNRPKELTALVKDVTRWRYGIKAHLESSLEALNLWDEDNPPQLRELEEVTKEDKNGLRMRFELNAVPLEKWIEKQERLNRFFVKGLESEFIIDDNKKEFDFILFY from the coding sequence ATGAAGAAATACTTATCACCTGGAAACATAATCGTATCTACTGGAGGTATATTAGCTTTTGTTGGAATGACTGCTTATTTTACAGACTCAGTAAACTTGAGTGTACCTACATTTTTTTATGGAGTACCTATTTTTTTAATTGGATTAGGATTAAAGACCTCAGAAATACCTCCAGCAGAATTATTTGATAATAAAAATTTTGCAGAAGATAGATTTAATAGACCAAAAGAATTAACAGCATTAGTAAAAGATGTTACAAGATGGAGGTATGGGATAAAAGCTCATCTTGAATCTTCATTAGAAGCTCTAAATTTGTGGGATGAGGATAATCCTCCTCAACTGAGGGAATTAGAAGAAGTCACAAAGGAAGACAAAAATGGGCTTAGAATGCGTTTTGAACTAAATGCTGTTCCTTTAGAAAAATGGATTGAGAAACAAGAGAGATTAAACAGGTTTTTCGTAAAAGGTCTTGAATCAGAATTTATTATCGACGATAATAAAAAAGAATTTGATTTTATTCTTTTTTATTAA
- a CDS encoding single-stranded DNA-binding protein, translating into MNHCLIQAVINNAPQMRYTKENQTPIAEMIVNFKGLRSEDPTRELKIIGWGNIAKEMIEELKEGQNIVIEGRLKMNSVTRKDGTKEKQPELTASKIHQITPVEVNKNVQEENVGPFDKKEGSKESNWDSSPLVPEVDEIPF; encoded by the coding sequence ATGAATCATTGTTTAATTCAAGCGGTAATTAATAACGCTCCCCAAATGAGGTACACAAAAGAGAACCAAACTCCAATTGCAGAAATGATTGTTAATTTTAAAGGATTACGTAGTGAAGATCCAACTAGAGAACTCAAGATTATAGGTTGGGGCAATATTGCCAAAGAAATGATAGAAGAACTAAAGGAAGGACAAAATATTGTTATTGAGGGACGTCTTAAAATGAATTCAGTCACTAGAAAGGATGGAACCAAAGAGAAGCAACCAGAACTTACAGCTTCAAAGATTCATCAAATAACGCCAGTTGAAGTTAATAAAAATGTTCAAGAAGAAAATGTTGGACCATTTGATAAAAAAGAAGGATCTAAAGAATCTAATTGGGACAGCTCACCTTTGGTGCCGGAAGTTGATGAAATACCTTTTTAA
- a CDS encoding precorrin-6A/cobalt-precorrin-6A reductase → MQNQENCYENVWILSGTSDGPSIAKRLIEQNYSVFVSVLTYRAGQSYIRNPKLHIITGKLKNINEIINFIKKNKIKCVVDVTHPFATIISKNLNAACKEINTPLLSFERQSQIKFSNNFNYIEDLKGINKGNLENKNILLAIGSRFLNDTAKYYMGCKANVFTRVLPTPESITKAFGSCIKNSNIAILEPSKNDEVILEKNLCDFWGIDYVICRESGSYSQKNWESIICGSRMDLFLVRRPKLKNDYSYSFSQYENLIDHIIGKY, encoded by the coding sequence ATGCAGAATCAAGAAAATTGCTACGAAAATGTTTGGATCCTATCAGGAACTTCTGATGGACCTTCAATAGCTAAAAGGCTTATTGAACAAAACTATTCAGTTTTTGTAAGCGTTTTAACTTATAGGGCAGGTCAATCCTATATTAGAAATCCAAAGTTACATATCATTACAGGTAAATTAAAAAATATTAATGAGATAATTAATTTCATAAAAAAAAATAAAATCAAATGTGTTGTAGATGTTACGCATCCATTTGCAACGATAATTTCTAAGAACCTAAATGCTGCATGTAAAGAAATCAATACTCCCCTTCTCTCATTTGAGAGACAATCTCAAATTAAATTTTCTAATAATTTCAATTATATTGAAGATCTAAAGGGCATAAATAAAGGTAATTTAGAAAATAAGAATATTCTTCTCGCGATAGGTTCCAGATTTCTCAATGATACTGCAAAATATTATATGGGTTGTAAGGCAAATGTATTTACAAGAGTTCTTCCGACACCTGAAAGCATAACCAAAGCTTTTGGATCATGTATAAAAAATTCAAATATAGCGATACTTGAACCAAGTAAAAATGACGAGGTTATTTTAGAGAAAAATCTTTGTGATTTTTGGGGAATAGATTATGTAATATGCAGAGAATCTGGAAGTTATTCCCAGAAAAACTGGGAAAGTATTATTTGTGGGAGTAGGATGGATTTATTTTTGGTTAGAAGGCCAAAATTAAAAAATGACTATTCTTACTCTTTCTCTCAATACGAGAATTTGATAGACCACATAATTGGGAAATACTGA
- a CDS encoding divalent-cation tolerance protein CutA gives MEVLILITTESSKTNALRLSKLLLQNKLAACVSIKQIFSIYEWNDDIEETNEFEITVKSKPEFKDDLIDFIYKISTYDIPQIIYKKYHAEMKYYEWLKKTI, from the coding sequence ATGGAAGTATTAATTTTAATCACAACTGAGTCAAGTAAAACAAATGCTTTGCGTCTTTCTAAATTACTACTACAAAATAAACTTGCAGCTTGTGTATCTATAAAGCAAATTTTCTCAATTTACGAGTGGAATGATGATATTGAAGAGACTAATGAGTTTGAAATTACAGTCAAAAGCAAACCGGAATTTAAAGATGATTTAATTGATTTCATATATAAAATATCTACCTATGATATTCCTCAAATTATTTATAAGAAATACCATGCTGAGATGAAATATTATGAGTGGTTAAAAAAGACTATTTGA
- a CDS encoding adenosine kinase — translation MRESFRHFQKDKKIDLIGLGNAIVDIIVNVEDEFLEINNLEKGSMNLINSDESKTLLNNCRVIKQISGGSSANTVVCLAELGNHVQFIGRVKNDQFGKFFSSDIKKSKTIFNTPPTYQGASTAHSIILITPDAQRTMCTYLGASIEFEPKDIDFSLIKESKYLYLEGYLWDSELAKNAFLKAAQTAKKANTKIILSLSDSFCVDRHRESFLELIDNYVDIVFCNESEVLSLFQKEKFAHCKNELSSLCELVIVTLGANGSIIVNKKDVKVIKSKTRGEVIDTTGAGDIYAGGFIHGLINNYSLKKCGEIGSICAGQIITQLGSRSNFDLKEIIN, via the coding sequence ATGAGGGAATCCTTTAGACATTTCCAGAAAGATAAAAAAATTGACCTCATAGGTCTGGGCAACGCAATAGTAGATATTATTGTCAATGTAGAAGATGAGTTTCTCGAAATAAATAACCTAGAGAAAGGCTCAATGAATCTTATTAATTCTGATGAATCCAAAACATTATTAAATAATTGCAGAGTGATCAAGCAAATATCTGGTGGATCCTCGGCAAATACCGTTGTGTGTTTAGCAGAATTAGGAAATCATGTCCAATTTATTGGGAGGGTGAAAAATGATCAATTTGGTAAGTTCTTTTCTTCTGATATAAAAAAAAGTAAAACTATATTCAATACTCCGCCAACTTATCAAGGCGCTTCAACTGCTCATTCAATTATTTTGATTACACCTGATGCTCAAAGAACAATGTGCACCTACCTGGGAGCATCTATTGAATTTGAACCAAAAGATATTGATTTCAGTTTAATTAAAGAAAGTAAATACTTGTATTTAGAAGGTTATTTATGGGACAGCGAATTAGCTAAAAATGCTTTTCTTAAAGCTGCTCAAACTGCAAAAAAAGCTAATACAAAAATAATTCTTTCATTGTCTGATTCATTTTGTGTAGATAGACATCGAGAGAGTTTCTTGGAACTAATTGATAACTATGTTGATATAGTTTTTTGTAATGAATCTGAAGTTTTAAGTTTATTTCAAAAGGAAAAATTTGCACATTGCAAAAATGAACTTTCTTCCTTATGTGAATTAGTCATAGTTACTCTTGGTGCAAATGGTTCTATTATAGTCAACAAAAAAGATGTCAAGGTAATTAAGTCTAAGACGAGAGGGGAAGTAATTGATACGACAGGAGCTGGGGATATTTATGCCGGAGGATTTATTCATGGATTAATTAATAATTACTCCCTTAAAAAATGTGGAGAGATTGGTTCAATTTGTGCAGGTCAAATAATTACACAACTTGGGTCTAGATCCAATTTTGATCTTAAAGAGATAATAAATTAG
- a CDS encoding adenylosuccinate synthase, translated as MANVVVIGAQWGDEGKGKITDLLSRSADVVVRYQGGVNAGHTIVVDDKVLKLHLIPSGILYKNTTCLIGSGTVVDPKILLKEIDMLIDSGIDISGLKISSTSHVTMPYHRILDEAMEADRGSNKIGTTGRGIGPTYADKSQRNGIRVRDLLNKERLSDVIEIPLREKNGLLEKIYGIEPLKMEDIVAEYLDYGERLSKHVVDCTRTIHLASKNKKNILFEGAQGTLLDLDHGTYPFVTSSNPISGGACIGAGVGPTLIDRVIGVAKAYTTRVGEGPFPTELQGSINDQLCDRGSEFGTTTGRRRRCGWFDGVIGKYAVSVNGLDCLAVTKLDVLDELDEIQVCVAYELDGEEIDYFPTNSDDLKKCKPIFKKLKGWQCSTANCRNLSDLPQNAMNYLRFLAELMEVPIAIVSLGANRDQTIVIEDPIHGPKRALLR; from the coding sequence TTGGCCAATGTTGTTGTAATCGGAGCCCAATGGGGTGACGAAGGAAAAGGTAAAATTACGGATTTACTGAGCCGCTCGGCTGATGTTGTTGTACGCTACCAGGGAGGGGTGAATGCAGGCCATACCATAGTTGTAGATGATAAAGTCTTAAAATTACATCTAATTCCTTCTGGGATACTTTATAAAAATACTACTTGTTTAATTGGATCAGGAACAGTTGTAGATCCAAAAATATTGCTAAAAGAGATAGATATGTTAATCGATAGTGGAATTGATATCTCAGGATTAAAAATTTCATCAACATCGCATGTAACAATGCCCTACCACCGAATATTGGATGAAGCAATGGAGGCTGATAGAGGTTCTAACAAAATAGGGACAACAGGTAGGGGTATTGGCCCAACTTATGCGGATAAATCCCAAAGGAACGGCATTAGAGTAAGAGATTTGCTTAACAAGGAAAGATTAAGTGATGTAATCGAAATTCCATTAAGAGAAAAAAACGGTTTATTAGAAAAAATATATGGTATTGAACCACTTAAGATGGAAGACATTGTTGCAGAATATCTTGACTATGGAGAAAGGTTATCAAAGCATGTCGTGGACTGTACAAGAACTATCCATTTAGCCTCAAAAAATAAGAAAAACATTCTATTTGAAGGCGCCCAAGGTACTCTACTTGACTTAGATCATGGAACGTACCCTTTTGTTACATCATCAAACCCCATTTCCGGAGGGGCTTGCATTGGCGCTGGAGTTGGTCCAACGTTAATTGATAGAGTTATAGGAGTTGCAAAAGCGTACACAACAAGAGTGGGTGAAGGCCCATTCCCTACAGAATTACAGGGAAGTATTAATGATCAACTTTGTGATAGAGGCAGTGAATTTGGAACCACTACTGGTAGAAGGAGAAGATGTGGATGGTTTGATGGAGTTATTGGGAAATATGCCGTATCAGTAAATGGTCTTGATTGTTTAGCAGTTACAAAACTTGATGTATTAGATGAATTAGATGAGATACAAGTTTGCGTTGCTTATGAACTAGATGGAGAGGAAATAGACTATTTCCCAACGAATTCAGATGACTTAAAAAAATGTAAGCCAATCTTCAAGAAATTAAAAGGCTGGCAATGTTCAACTGCAAATTGCAGAAATCTATCTGATCTACCTCAAAATGCCATGAATTACCTCAGATTTTTAGCTGAATTAATGGAGGTTCCAATTGCTATAGTTTCATTAGGGGCTAATAGAGATCAAACTATAGTAATTGAGGATCCAATTCATGGGCCTAAAAGAGCACTTCTAAGATAA
- the psb27 gene encoding photosystem II protein Psb27, translating to MLLKWRSELIFKNLTKAISFVLSLIIVFAFFNSPSFAAKTSMTGDYTKDTISVVKSLQIAVDTPKDSPDKDEIRSEALILITDYISRYRNRGMVNKTQSFTTMQTALNAMAGHYKNFSSRPLPDKLKERLTKEFSLAEKMALRES from the coding sequence ATGTTACTGAAATGGAGATCTGAATTAATTTTTAAGAATCTAACCAAAGCTATATCTTTTGTCCTTTCCTTGATTATTGTTTTTGCATTTTTTAATTCCCCTTCGTTTGCCGCAAAAACCTCAATGACAGGTGACTACACAAAAGATACAATTTCAGTTGTTAAATCATTACAAATAGCTGTTGATACTCCAAAAGATTCTCCAGATAAAGACGAAATAAGAAGCGAAGCTCTAATCCTTATAACTGACTATATTTCTAGATACAGAAATAGGGGGATGGTTAACAAAACTCAATCATTTACCACCATGCAAACAGCATTAAATGCTATGGCTGGTCATTACAAAAACTTTTCAAGTAGACCTTTACCAGATAAACTTAAGGAGCGTTTAACTAAAGAATTTTCTCTTGCTGAAAAAATGGCTCTCAGAGAAAGTTGA